A single Thermoleophilia bacterium DNA region contains:
- a CDS encoding type II toxin-antitoxin system RelE/ParE family toxin produces MSAVNANVNYRLCRLGNGEWPVLAVMDDRGGCQVAQFLESVDDAESQKMWARFGFTVDHGPPTNAEHFKPIHKKRGAFEFKTKHLRIFCFRDGKRIVCTHGLTKGMVKSYATEEQKVLAEKDRYLASSSTEIIDYEGT; encoded by the coding sequence ATGAGCGCGGTTAACGCTAATGTTAACTACCGTCTTTGTCGACTGGGTAATGGAGAGTGGCCGGTTCTTGCTGTAATGGACGATCGCGGCGGCTGTCAGGTGGCCCAGTTTCTCGAGAGCGTTGACGATGCCGAGAGTCAAAAGATGTGGGCTCGCTTCGGGTTCACTGTTGACCACGGGCCGCCGACGAACGCCGAGCACTTCAAGCCGATCCACAAGAAGCGTGGAGCGTTCGAGTTCAAGACGAAGCATCTTCGCATCTTCTGCTTCAGGGATGGGAAGCGCATCGTCTGCACTCACGGCCTGACGAAGGGCATGGTCAAGAGCTACGCGACCGAAGAGCAGAAGGTCCTGGCCGAGAAGGACCGGTACTTGGCCAGTTCGAGCACGGAAATCATCGACTACGAGGGGACGTAA
- a CDS encoding DUF262 domain-containing protein, whose protein sequence is MSFQTPITIHKALQGITAHEYVLPAIQREFVWKPDQICAFFDSLMRRYPIGSFLFWEIPANDLGDYVFYDFIRNYHERRAANCAIVPKDALPTGKPATAILDGQQRMTALNVGLRGSHAKRLPRKWWNNPDAFPKKKLYLNIAGPASDNDDKLMYDFRFLTKEEAVDGKVDGAHWFPVPKIRDLTDGTDSVGIFKYIQKAGLAAENEFAFQTLDRLRQLVFQDAAISYYAVDERELDNVLDIFIRVNSGGTVLSYSDLLLSIATAQWSERDARQDINDLVEKINATGQGFGFTKDVVLKAGLVLSDIGDIRFKVTNFNQQNMQRLEQDWDAISAGLTLGTKLLASFGFSERTLGADYVLLPLAYYVKMRGFDETYVTSDSWRDDREKVRGWVLRSLLKAGIWGSGQDSLLGRLRDAIKKNGQSGFPSEQIETALAPIGKSLKFGAEEIDDLLDLQYGKPRTFVTLALLYPKFSFETELHVDHVFPQKLFYKKALGQAGVAADAREDYIALMNGLPNLQLLPGAVNIKKQGTLPRKWIDGLAVGSDQAQAKAARESYLATHDLHGVPDGMLGFPEFYEARKKRMRERLEMLLGV, encoded by the coding sequence ATGTCATTCCAGACCCCGATCACGATCCACAAGGCGCTGCAGGGCATAACAGCGCACGAATACGTCTTGCCGGCAATCCAGCGGGAGTTCGTCTGGAAGCCCGACCAGATATGCGCCTTCTTCGATAGCCTCATGCGCCGCTATCCAATCGGGTCGTTCTTGTTCTGGGAAATCCCGGCGAACGACCTCGGTGACTACGTCTTCTACGACTTCATCCGCAACTATCATGAACGGCGCGCGGCCAATTGCGCGATCGTGCCCAAAGACGCGTTGCCGACCGGAAAGCCAGCGACCGCCATCCTCGACGGCCAGCAGCGCATGACGGCGCTCAACGTAGGGCTGCGCGGCAGTCACGCTAAGCGGCTCCCGCGCAAGTGGTGGAACAACCCGGACGCGTTTCCGAAGAAGAAGCTCTACCTGAACATCGCTGGGCCGGCGAGCGACAATGACGACAAGCTCATGTACGACTTCCGTTTTCTCACGAAGGAAGAGGCTGTCGACGGCAAGGTCGATGGTGCGCACTGGTTCCCCGTCCCGAAGATCCGTGACCTCACCGACGGCACCGACAGCGTTGGCATCTTCAAGTACATCCAGAAGGCCGGCCTGGCGGCCGAGAATGAGTTCGCGTTTCAGACGCTGGACCGTCTACGTCAGCTGGTCTTTCAGGATGCTGCGATCAGCTACTACGCCGTCGATGAACGCGAGCTGGACAACGTCCTCGACATCTTCATTCGCGTGAACAGCGGCGGCACGGTGCTGTCGTATTCCGACTTGCTTCTCAGCATCGCCACAGCCCAGTGGTCCGAGCGCGATGCGCGCCAAGACATCAATGACCTAGTCGAGAAGATCAATGCGACAGGTCAAGGATTCGGCTTCACAAAGGACGTCGTGCTCAAGGCCGGCCTGGTCCTCAGCGACATCGGCGACATCAGGTTCAAGGTCACCAACTTCAATCAGCAGAACATGCAACGGCTGGAGCAGGACTGGGACGCGATCTCGGCCGGCTTGACCTTGGGCACCAAGCTGCTCGCCTCATTCGGCTTCAGCGAGCGCACGCTCGGCGCGGACTATGTACTCTTGCCGCTCGCCTACTACGTGAAGATGCGGGGGTTCGACGAGACGTATGTCACCTCGGATTCCTGGCGTGACGATCGTGAGAAGGTCCGCGGGTGGGTGCTGCGCTCGCTTCTGAAGGCGGGCATCTGGGGTTCTGGGCAGGACAGCCTCTTGGGCCGGCTGCGCGATGCCATCAAGAAGAACGGCCAGTCCGGGTTCCCCAGCGAACAGATCGAGACGGCCTTGGCGCCAATTGGCAAGAGCCTCAAGTTCGGCGCCGAGGAGATCGACGACTTGCTGGACCTCCAGTACGGAAAGCCGAGAACCTTCGTCACGCTCGCGCTGCTCTATCCCAAGTTCAGCTTCGAGACCGAGCTGCACGTCGATCATGTGTTTCCGCAGAAGCTCTTCTACAAGAAGGCTCTGGGGCAGGCCGGCGTCGCAGCCGACGCACGAGAGGACTACATCGCCCTTATGAATGGGCTGCCCAATCTCCAGCTGCTGCCCGGCGCCGTGAACATCAAGAAGCAGGGAACGCTGCCCAGGAAGTGGATCGACGGCCTCGCCGTCGGGTCAGACCAGGCTCAGGCGAAAGCGGCGCGTGAGTCCTACCTGGCGACGCACGATCTGCACGGCGTACCCGACGGCATGCTTGGGTTCCCTGAGTTCTACGAGGCGCGCAAGAAGCGCATGCGCGAACGACTCGAGATGCTGCTCGGCGTCTAG
- the brxL gene encoding protease Lon-related BREX system protein BrxL: MQPVTRDELDAKLGSVFAGKVVRKDLLHQLKGGANVPSYVLEYLLGRYCASDDPDEIRVGIQAVKDTLSKNFFRHDEANKAQAMVEQQGTHRFIDRVEVRYLPSENKYWASLDNFGFNKIHITDKFYRRYDRLLEGGIWALVDVEFQPAEEGTKGSPFHIAELKPIQLARFDFEEYCDGRREFTTDEWIDALVRSIGLEPQRFDHRLKLLLLSRLIGFVEKNYNFIELGPRATGKSYAFSEMSPYCILISGGKASSANLFYNNARRVVGLVGHWDVVAFDEVGGMKVNDPDTIQIMKDYMANGRFSRGVTQVLADASLVFLGNLNQSVEALVAGGTTDLFQSLPAEFDLAVMDRFHFYLPGWEVPKISRDIQTKRYGFVTDYLAEAFRTLRKQNLFDVVEKQFRLGSNVEGRDATAVKKTVSGYLKLLHPDGDYTKEELVEYLELALEGRRRVKEQLKKRGSFEFFKTTFSYYDIDDDHEIIVGVPEQGGGLQISQDPMAPGTVYTLASDAEARVGLYRIEVTTSPGTGKALTPTGLDKEIKESLNRAMTYLDSVKDRIGLAQALHAQNVSAEAVDLNGSKVACPCGVAFYVALVSALRGKRVRGGTVVMGDLTIQGNIRAAQSILEPLQVAAGNGAINVLVPIANKAQFSALPEDVVGKLDIGFYADLDRVVLKSLEG, encoded by the coding sequence GTGCAACCAGTCACACGTGATGAGCTCGATGCCAAGCTTGGCAGTGTGTTTGCCGGCAAGGTCGTGCGTAAGGACCTTCTTCATCAGCTCAAGGGTGGCGCCAATGTGCCCTCGTACGTCCTCGAGTACCTTCTGGGGCGGTACTGCGCGTCTGACGATCCGGATGAGATCAGAGTCGGCATTCAGGCCGTCAAAGACACGCTCTCCAAGAACTTCTTCCGACATGACGAGGCCAACAAGGCCCAGGCGATGGTGGAGCAACAGGGTACGCATCGCTTCATCGACCGAGTTGAAGTGCGGTACCTGCCCAGCGAGAACAAGTACTGGGCCTCGCTCGACAACTTCGGCTTCAACAAGATCCACATCACCGACAAGTTCTATCGTCGCTACGACCGACTGCTCGAAGGCGGTATTTGGGCTCTAGTCGATGTCGAGTTTCAGCCTGCCGAAGAGGGTACGAAGGGCAGTCCCTTCCACATCGCTGAGCTCAAGCCGATTCAACTCGCGCGCTTTGACTTCGAGGAGTACTGCGACGGTCGTCGGGAGTTCACGACAGACGAATGGATCGATGCCCTCGTGCGCAGCATCGGACTCGAGCCGCAACGATTCGATCACCGGCTGAAGCTGCTCCTGCTCTCGCGCCTGATCGGCTTCGTCGAGAAGAACTACAACTTCATCGAGCTTGGACCGCGCGCCACAGGCAAGTCCTATGCATTCAGCGAGATGTCGCCGTACTGCATCCTCATCTCGGGAGGCAAGGCGAGCTCCGCGAACCTCTTCTACAACAACGCGCGGCGCGTCGTTGGACTGGTCGGCCACTGGGACGTCGTCGCCTTCGACGAGGTCGGTGGAATGAAGGTCAACGACCCCGACACGATCCAGATCATGAAGGACTACATGGCCAACGGGCGCTTCAGTCGCGGTGTCACCCAGGTACTTGCTGATGCATCCTTGGTCTTTCTCGGTAACCTGAATCAGTCTGTCGAGGCGCTAGTGGCCGGTGGCACGACCGACCTCTTCCAGTCGCTACCGGCGGAGTTCGACCTGGCCGTCATGGACCGCTTCCACTTCTACCTTCCGGGCTGGGAAGTGCCCAAGATCTCGCGCGACATCCAGACGAAGAGGTACGGGTTCGTCACTGACTACCTCGCCGAGGCGTTCCGCACGCTGCGGAAGCAGAACCTCTTCGACGTCGTAGAGAAGCAGTTCCGCCTCGGTTCCAATGTGGAGGGTCGCGATGCTACCGCCGTCAAGAAGACGGTGTCGGGATATCTGAAGCTGCTGCACCCCGATGGCGACTACACAAAGGAGGAGCTCGTCGAGTACCTCGAGCTCGCGCTCGAGGGCAGGCGGCGCGTCAAGGAGCAGCTCAAGAAGCGCGGCTCGTTCGAGTTCTTCAAGACGACGTTCAGCTACTACGACATAGATGATGACCACGAAATCATCGTTGGGGTCCCCGAGCAGGGCGGCGGGCTTCAGATCTCGCAGGACCCGATGGCCCCTGGCACTGTCTACACGCTTGCCTCCGATGCCGAGGCCCGGGTGGGGCTATACCGCATCGAGGTTACGACGTCGCCGGGCACCGGCAAGGCGCTGACTCCGACGGGCCTGGACAAGGAGATCAAGGAGTCCCTGAATCGGGCGATGACCTACCTCGACTCCGTCAAGGATCGCATCGGGTTGGCGCAAGCCCTTCATGCACAGAACGTCTCCGCCGAGGCGGTCGACCTCAACGGCAGCAAGGTCGCATGCCCTTGCGGCGTCGCGTTCTACGTCGCACTGGTCTCCGCGCTCCGTGGCAAGAGGGTTCGAGGTGGGACTGTCGTGATGGGCGACCTGACTATCCAGGGGAACATCCGGGCCGCACAGTCGATCCTGGAGCCTTTGCAGGTCGCGGCCGGGAACGGCGCGATCAACGTGCTCGTGCCCATAGCTAACAAGGCTCAGTTCTCGGCCCTGCCCGAGGATGTCGTGGGCAAGCTGGACATCGGCTTCTATGCCGATCTCGATCGGGTGGTTCTGAAGTCGCTCGAGGGCTAG
- a CDS encoding helix-turn-helix transcriptional regulator, whose protein sequence is MPGHGLARFIENPLAHQTYWRELAMLQFTEELHRMMSERKMNRKQLADALGTSKAYVTRVLRGDANFTLGTMVRLASAVGGELRTHIAPSGSISSWQDAPTLRAWAVTGQRRVAGPTLQVSIDQAARQVCQPLAVRAGDREYEREFDVRGGAGYEADAQAPPAAA, encoded by the coding sequence ATGCCCGGACACGGACTGGCGCGCTTCATAGAGAATCCGCTCGCGCATCAGACCTACTGGCGTGAGTTGGCGATGCTGCAGTTCACCGAGGAACTACATCGCATGATGTCCGAGCGCAAGATGAATCGGAAACAGCTTGCCGACGCTCTAGGCACTTCCAAAGCCTACGTGACACGGGTCCTTCGTGGCGATGCGAACTTCACGCTCGGAACCATGGTTCGTCTTGCCAGCGCCGTCGGCGGTGAATTGCGAACGCACATAGCGCCGAGCGGCAGTATCAGCTCTTGGCAGGATGCTCCAACGCTTCGCGCTTGGGCGGTGACCGGCCAACGCCGAGTTGCGGGCCCTACGCTCCAGGTCAGCATCGACCAAGCTGCGCGTCAGGTCTGCCAGCCCCTTGCCGTCCGCGCCGGCGATCGCGAATACGAAAGGGAGTTCGATGTCCGAGGCGGAGCAGGATACGAAGCAGATGCTCAAGCACCCCCCGCTGCGGCTTGA
- a CDS encoding PglZ domain-containing protein: MKVSSFVQDRMREYLEQYRVVVWYDGEGAFEEVFDSLDIPDCTRITATESRLRARRDAEDAFERLSVAEGSTGAAPSLLIYVPMSRFTDEKERVQDLFEGFAVVGTAFGDQESERLQSLARQAMPDAASEIDGYFAKGMPAIRMLDALEQSTGYAALGTACGTESVVEIVSKLLCDDEFAERIELVPGARDELLRLLQTELGFEAPDGQMAVDDLLPPLGRFVLVSELAACVGRSLSDSLTSIPVAPDVCGDRVSAVCERMRNDASLREHYMDLADRVARELNLQSLVDTGSCTWSEDTFGFQNDAALRSAATFLLDNAQDRARALVESRRQSVWTSVVEQGLRWRALERCVAFAEYASGLQHTLPQKGTAVHEWIEAYSADDGLWRLDRHQRLFEQGYAECPDAEVLDGVVDRCRATYRKQAEALQEQFLGAVKADGWPADGFARATQTYERHVAPALTERTRVVYFLVDALRYELARDLVEGLAPLGRVELTPAAASLPTTTPVGMAALMPGADGALRLEKKGDELVPNIGERSLPASSDRMALLKVTLGDRFKEITLSELLSSRSVQLNAKYGSTDLLVVRSQDIDAFGEGTNLLMAREFMSKVLTHLRKATDALVALGFEHFVFAADHGHVLLPEIPPGDVVAAPQGEWLLEKRRCRLGSCHGSSPGSLVMKARDLGIDGPAPELVVPTGLKVFSAGGGYFHEGISLQECVLPVVVLDASGRAADSGEGEVRLAYKADKFTSRVVGVKVWFNAMLADSRQVWVEAYDGAGQKAAVVGEAADCDARDATSGLVTLRSGAETQVPILISEGFSGDKIEVRVVDPVTGLLFAKLSLKNAMLD; encoded by the coding sequence GTGAAGGTATCGAGCTTCGTCCAGGATCGGATGCGAGAGTATCTCGAGCAGTACCGAGTGGTCGTCTGGTACGACGGAGAGGGTGCGTTCGAGGAGGTATTCGATAGTCTAGACATCCCAGATTGCACCCGAATCACGGCTACGGAATCACGGCTGAGGGCTCGCAGAGATGCTGAAGATGCATTTGAGCGTCTCAGCGTCGCCGAGGGGAGCACGGGAGCTGCTCCAAGTCTGCTTATCTACGTTCCTATGAGTCGGTTCACCGATGAGAAGGAACGGGTCCAGGACCTGTTCGAAGGCTTCGCAGTCGTTGGCACGGCATTTGGAGACCAGGAGTCGGAGCGACTGCAGTCTCTCGCCCGCCAGGCGATGCCTGACGCTGCGAGCGAGATTGATGGTTACTTTGCGAAGGGCATGCCGGCAATCAGGATGTTGGACGCGCTTGAGCAGTCGACTGGCTATGCAGCCCTCGGCACGGCGTGCGGGACCGAGTCGGTCGTGGAGATCGTGTCGAAGCTCCTGTGCGATGACGAATTTGCCGAGCGCATAGAGCTCGTACCGGGCGCGCGCGATGAGCTCCTGCGGCTGCTTCAGACTGAGCTTGGCTTCGAGGCGCCAGATGGGCAGATGGCAGTGGACGATTTGCTGCCGCCTCTCGGGCGCTTCGTGCTCGTATCCGAACTAGCCGCGTGTGTCGGCCGTTCGCTCTCGGATTCGCTCACGTCGATTCCGGTCGCACCGGATGTCTGCGGGGACCGCGTCTCTGCGGTTTGCGAGCGGATGCGCAACGATGCCTCACTGCGCGAGCACTACATGGATCTGGCGGACCGAGTGGCCAGGGAGCTCAATCTCCAATCGTTGGTTGACACGGGGTCGTGCACCTGGTCAGAGGACACCTTTGGATTCCAGAATGACGCTGCCCTGAGATCAGCCGCAACCTTCCTCCTGGACAACGCTCAGGATCGAGCGCGCGCCCTGGTTGAGTCAAGGCGTCAGTCAGTCTGGACTTCGGTGGTGGAGCAGGGTCTTCGTTGGCGGGCGCTCGAGCGGTGCGTGGCTTTCGCGGAGTACGCCTCCGGTCTACAACACACGTTGCCTCAGAAGGGCACTGCCGTTCACGAATGGATCGAAGCGTATAGCGCCGACGACGGACTCTGGCGCCTCGATCGTCACCAGCGCCTCTTCGAGCAGGGCTACGCTGAGTGCCCCGATGCTGAGGTGCTCGACGGCGTGGTCGACCGCTGTCGTGCGACCTATCGGAAGCAGGCTGAGGCGCTTCAAGAGCAGTTCCTCGGCGCCGTGAAGGCCGATGGTTGGCCGGCGGACGGATTCGCGCGTGCGACTCAGACTTACGAAAGGCACGTGGCCCCGGCTCTGACGGAGCGTACCCGCGTCGTCTACTTCCTCGTGGACGCATTGCGCTACGAACTGGCGCGGGACCTTGTCGAAGGACTCGCTCCGTTGGGGCGCGTCGAGCTGACGCCGGCGGCGGCGTCTCTGCCGACGACGACTCCGGTCGGCATGGCGGCCCTCATGCCAGGAGCCGATGGGGCTCTTCGGCTGGAGAAGAAGGGCGACGAGCTAGTGCCCAACATCGGCGAGAGATCCCTACCTGCCTCCTCGGATCGCATGGCGCTTCTAAAAGTGACTCTTGGAGATCGGTTCAAGGAGATCACGCTGTCGGAGCTGTTGTCGTCCCGGAGTGTCCAGCTGAACGCCAAGTATGGCAGCACTGATCTTCTCGTCGTGCGCTCGCAGGACATCGATGCGTTTGGTGAAGGCACGAACCTTCTGATGGCGCGCGAGTTCATGAGCAAGGTGTTGACCCACCTGCGCAAGGCGACCGACGCGCTCGTGGCCCTGGGCTTCGAGCACTTCGTATTCGCTGCAGATCACGGCCACGTGCTGCTCCCAGAGATCCCCCCCGGTGACGTGGTTGCTGCTCCGCAAGGTGAGTGGCTGCTTGAGAAGCGTCGCTGTCGCTTGGGCAGCTGTCACGGCTCAAGTCCGGGGTCGCTGGTCATGAAGGCGCGGGATCTCGGAATCGACGGGCCGGCGCCGGAGCTCGTGGTGCCGACCGGTCTAAAGGTGTTTTCGGCCGGCGGCGGCTACTTCCACGAGGGCATCTCCCTGCAGGAGTGTGTGCTGCCGGTGGTGGTGCTGGACGCCAGTGGCCGGGCTGCTGATTCCGGCGAGGGCGAGGTTCGTCTGGCCTACAAGGCCGACAAGTTCACGAGCCGCGTCGTTGGTGTGAAGGTCTGGTTCAACGCCATGCTTGCCGACAGTCGGCAGGTGTGGGTCGAAGCTTACGACGGCGCCGGCCAGAAGGCAGCGGTCGTTGGCGAGGCTGCCGACTGCGATGCTCGCGACGCCACCTCCGGGCTCGTAACGCTGCGTAGTGGAGCGGAGACGCAGGTTCCGATTCTCATCAGCGAAGGATTCTCAGGCGACAAGATTGAAGTGCGGGTCGTCGATCCTGTTACAGGACTACTGTTCGCGAAGTTGTCTCTCAAGAACGCGATGCTCGACTGA
- a CDS encoding protein-export chaperone SecB, whose product MLKHPPLRLEQSFFDLVQIEAIKGYDRGEYETNQPELLDVEVNLASLKEPAKQWEVRLEVRLKPDEELPLPPYRLDLRGFGYFAVPNGDEDAETARMVAVNGASILYSSMREYVMMVTSRGPWGSVTLPTISFTSLTVEARGDGETDVGSTD is encoded by the coding sequence ATGCTCAAGCACCCCCCGCTGCGGCTTGAACAGTCGTTCTTCGACCTAGTTCAGATCGAGGCCATCAAGGGCTACGACCGTGGAGAGTACGAGACCAACCAGCCGGAGCTTCTCGATGTAGAGGTCAACTTGGCGAGCCTTAAGGAGCCCGCCAAGCAATGGGAAGTGCGCCTCGAGGTTCGCCTCAAGCCAGATGAGGAACTGCCCCTGCCGCCTTATCGCCTCGACCTGCGAGGCTTCGGCTACTTCGCGGTTCCAAACGGCGACGAGGATGCCGAGACGGCACGAATGGTCGCTGTGAACGGTGCCTCAATCCTCTACTCGTCGATGCGCGAGTACGTCATGATGGTCACCAGCCGCGGGCCGTGGGGATCAGTTACGCTTCCCACCATCTCCTTCACCAGTCTCACTGTTGAAGCTCGCGGCGACGGGGAGACTGACGTCGGCTCAACCGACTAG